The sequence CAGGCATCGACAATAATACTTTAGCTGATTTAATGGAATCTAAAGCAGAAATAGACCTTTCCAGTTCGCCGGTTATGGCCCGCTGATACATGATTTTCCGATCTTCATCGGTTGCCATCATACTGGTCGCATCAAATATTTCAAATCCAACTGAATTTTGCGGCAGCATATCATTTACAGCCAGATCAATTCGGTAAGTATCGACTTGATCCTGTTCCACCAAAATCGTTGTTCCGTTATCTTCTAATTTGTAGGCTATTTTTTTCGTTTTCAAATCATTTACGATTGTACCAGCGTCGCTCTCTTCTAAATTAGAAAACAACGTAGCGTATTCTACCTTTTGGGTATAATACGTAAGCCCCATCACGATAGCCACAATTATAATCACTATTGCGCTTAACCCCAGCTGTTTTGGTTTCCCAAGATTCTTCCAGCCCTCTTTGATTCCATTCCACATATTTTTAACTGATTCCATTATTGCTGTAGCTCCCTCAAAAACGCATTAAAATTGCATGTTTTTTACTTCGTTATAGGCATCTAAACATTTATTTCTTACTTGCAAGGCTAGATCCAGTGTCAATTGCGCTTCTGATGTTTGGATCATGACGTTATGTAAATTATCCGCATCGCCGGCTACCAAGCCTTGAACAGCTTGATCAGCGGATACTTGCTTATCGTTTAAATTGATCATTGCTTGTTCGATCATCCCGGAAAATGAACTAGATGAACCGGCTGCCGCTGCTTCACGTGCAGGTGTCTCCATAGTGCCGACTTGTCCAGCTCCATTTAATAAATTGCTATATAATGCTTCTATATTCACTTGAATTCTCCTCTTTAGTTACTTATTGCGTTAAACTTAATTGATTTTTATTTCCAAAGCTTTTTTCAGCATTTCTTTGCTGGCATTCATAGCCGTGACGTTGGCGTCATAGGTCCGTTGAGCCGTGATCATATCAATCATTTCATCAGCCATATTGACGTTTGACAACTGGACATAACCGGCTTCATCCGCATCTGGATGACCGGGATTGTATTCTCTGACGATATCTTCAGCATTTCCTGCTAATTCTGTTGCTTTTACGCCAAAACTTTTTTTCTCTGGCCTTCCTGTTAA is a genomic window of Carnobacterium sp. CP1 containing:
- the fliE gene encoding flagellar hook-basal body complex protein FliE; this encodes MNIEALYSNLLNGAGQVGTMETPAREAAAAGSSSSFSGMIEQAMINLNDKQVSADQAVQGLVAGDADNLHNVMIQTSEAQLTLDLALQVRNKCLDAYNEVKNMQF
- the flgC gene encoding flagellar basal body rod protein FlgC, which codes for MAIFDSLHINASGLSLERLKLDTVSTNIANINTTRTEEGGPYIKKEVLFEESLKNVESSLTGRPEKKSFGVKATELAGNAEDIVREYNPGHPDADEAGYVQLSNVNMADEMIDMITAQRTYDANVTAMNASKEMLKKALEIKIN